In one window of Clavelina lepadiformis chromosome 4, kaClaLepa1.1, whole genome shotgun sequence DNA:
- the LOC143452114 gene encoding uncharacterized protein LOC143452114 isoform X6, with protein sequence MAQVLSATKYNARITSSCQSYEASSLKTSWDKEDLLGRGSFATARRCIHDQLGRVVVKCFKLEGPSIDKDKVMMNVEREMKVLYRLKHQHIVAVHGITEWSNCIGIIMEYAEAGNLDFFLWLPGDIADIPLLLQLRFAHQISDGLRYLHHHDKKRSYLHCDLKPENILLTLDLTVKIADFGSVAIAMATGVTGGSFTITSTTQHTPFYTAPELLGNILSDKKPSMDVYSYGMVLYAILTRHPAFSSDDPFPPKPALITHLIIHCGQKPKQKYLDDAESSLKDKPEDFDIFKFLKDIMVRCWDFKAKNRPDIQLVYDEIDERLRSLNKSDITYHISDLKKNEEPESTPSSVKIELSEFSSPFEVGPQPSTAYLTTSEQSTSATSIQDEVNEDLPALQIQEPSDTEQVTSAAQTVTEIKPKTEPADGAGETASDVAKSSSEQSSSTSATTIQDEVNAGSSTPTTRESPEQSSSTSATSIQDEVNVGSSTPTTRESPGIKQGASPQKSGLLTNVQTVALTVTELKPEHEPPDGARETREGSSLEQTTLTGTETMMSRFRKFFRLSNRSVDANKPNNRSGLEIMSEKISSINDLISNQKIDEALTVCQDLKSAMKTTFVTGNDAIDIGNDIINFMSTLSREKYSSTILTLLFLAGDLHKQIDGPTEKVKLMKRCAVECLNFVVRYDKNLQRTTYRHMISRMTGFVQTIQSVKVDDEKLVATSKAQCWLTIASCHSYLAEYSRAIEVLQPAITTLESTFGDGCRKMSLYSVCCNDIGFYNYFNNQFEEAEAFYIKSIHARHEVEDRSEQWKMENIHRTINNLCELYQDYPTMTRDKGNDVYNFLQKRKHLTGYSRFWNILSSLRLMILLNLDGDVKAICNKLVTMATNISPPADRRNYLCIGLRRTAELIFSKNHEESAKSLLECVDKFEK encoded by the exons TGTTGAGAGAGAAATGAAAGTTCTTTATCGACTCAAACATCAACACATTGTTGCTGTTCATGGCATCACAGAATGGAGCAATTGTATTGGTATCATCATGGAATATGCTGAAGCTGGCAACTTGGACTTCTTTCTCTGGCTCCCCGGAGATATAGCGGACATTCCATTGCTCCTACAGCTCCGATTTGCCCATCAAATAAGTGATGGCTTACGTTACTTGCACCACCATGATAAGAAAAGATCCTACTTACATTGCGACCTGAAAccagaaaacattttgctcacaCTAGATCTGACGGTGAAGATTGCAGATTTTGGCTCTGTTGCTATTGCCATGGCAACAGGAGTTACCGGAGGATCTTTTACCATAACTTCAACTACTCAGCATACTCCATTCTACACTGCACCAGAGCTTTTAGGAAACATACTAAGTGATAAAAAGCCAAGTATGGATGTGTACAG ctATGGGATGGTGCTCTATGCAATCCTCACCAGGCATCCTGCATTTTCTTCTGATGATCCTTTTCCTCCAAAGCCGGCCTTAATTACCCATCTTATAATTCATTGTGGacaaaaaccaaaacaaaaatatctgGATGACGCTGAATCATCATTGAAAGACAAACCTGAAGACTTTGATATCTTTAAGTTCTTAAAAGATATCATGGTTCGATGCTGGGATTTCAAGGCAAAGAATCGACCAGATATACAACTAG TCTATGATGAAATTGATGAAAGGCTGCGTTCGTTGAACAAATCTGACATCACCTACCACATATCTGATCTTAAAAAGAATGAGGAACCTGAGTCAACGCCAAGCAGTGTGAAAATAGAGCTGAGTGAATTTTCATCTCCGTTTGAAGTAGGACCACAACCATCTACTGCTTATTTGACAACATCAG AGCAATCAACTTCTGCCACATCCATCCAGGATGAAGTGAATGAAGATCTCCCTGCTCTCCAAATCCAAGAGCCTTCTGATACAGAACAAGTGACATCAG CAGCTCAGACTGTCACAGAAATAAAACCGAAAACTGAACCAGCAGATGGAGCTGGTGAAACTGCAAGTGATGTTGCCAAATCATCTTCAG AGCAATCTTCCTCAACCTCTGCCACAACCATCCAGGATGAAGTAAATGCAGGTTCCTCTACTCCTACAACCCGGGAATCCCCAG AGCAATCTTCCTCAACCTCTGCCACATCCATCCAGGATGAAGTAAATGTAGGTTCCTCTACTCCTACAACCCGGGAATCCCCAGGTATAAAACAAGGGGCATCCCCTCAAAAAAGCGGTTTGTTGACGAATGTTCAAACTg TTGCTCTGACTGTCACAGAATTAAAGCCGGAACATGAACCACCTGATGGAGCCAGAGAAACACGTGAGGGATCATCCCTGG AGCAGACAACGTTGACTGGTACAGAGACAATGATGAGTCGATTCAGAAAGTTTTTCAGATTGTCAAATCGCTCGGTTGATGCAAACAAACCCAATAATCGTTCAG GGTTAGAAATTATGAGTGAAAAAATCTCATCTATAAATGATctgatttcaaatcaaaaaatagACGAAGCACTGACGGTTTGTCAAGATCTAAAATCTGCAATGAAGACCACCTTCGTAACCGGTAATGATGCAATCGATATCggaaatgacatcatcaattTCATGTCGACTCTGAGTCGTGAGAAATACTCATCGACAATATTGACACTTCTGTTTCTTGCAG GTGATCTTCACAAACAGATTGATGGTCCTACTGAGAAAGTGAAACTGATGAAGAGATGCGCAGTTGAATGTTTGAACTTTGTAGTGCGATACGATAAAAATCTGCAACGAACCACATATCGTCATATGATTTCACGCATGACTGGCTTCGTTCAAACCATCCAATCAGTAAAAGTCGATGATGAAAAGTTGGTGGCAACATCGAAAGCTCAATGTTGGTTGACCATCGCATCGTGCCATAGTTATCTTGCTGAATACTCGCGTGCAATCGAAGTTCTCCAACCGGCCATAACCACATTGGAATCCACATTCGGCGATGGATGTAGAAAGATGTCGTTGTACTCAGTATGCTGCAATGATATAG gTTTTTATAACTACTTCAACAACCAATTCGAGGAAGCTGAGGCGTTCTACATCAAATCAATTCACGCAAGGCACGAAGTGGAAGATAGGAGCGAGCAATGGAAGATGGAAAATATTCACCGCACAATTAAta ATTTGTGCGAATTGTACCAAGACTATCCAACCATGACGAGGGATAAAGGAAATGACGTTTACAACTTCCTTCAAAAACGAAAGCACTTGACGGGATATTCCCGCTTCTGGAACATATTATCAAGCTTACGATTGATGATTCTTCTCAATCTGGATGGTGACGTCAAAGCCATCTGCAATAAACTCGTCACCATGGCAACGAACATATCACCACCAGCAGATCGACGCAATTATTTATGTATCGGACTCAGACGAACCGCCGAActtatattttcaaagaaTCATGAAGAATCAGCAAAGTCTTTACTAGAATGTGTGgataaatttgaaaagtgA
- the LOC143452114 gene encoding uncharacterized protein LOC143452114 isoform X8, with translation MAQVLSATKYNARITSSCQSYEASSLKTSWDKEDLLGRGSFATARRCIHDQLGRVVVKCFKLEGPSIDKDKVMMNVEREMKVLYRLKHQHIVAVHGITEWSNCIGIIMEYAEAGNLDFFLWLPGDIADIPLLLQLRFAHQISDGLRYLHHHDKKRSYLHCDLKPENILLTLDLTVKIADFGSVAIAMATGVTGGSFTITSTTQHTPFYTAPELLGNILSDKKPSMDVYSYGMVLYAILTRHPAFSSDDPFPPKPALITHLIIHCGQKPKQKYLDDAESSLKDKPEDFDIFKFLKDIMVRCWDFKAKNRPDIQLVYDEIDERLRSLNKSDITYHISDLKKNEEPESTPSSVKIELSEFSSPFEVGPQPSTAYLTTSEQSTSATSIQDEVNEDLPALQIQEPSDTEQVTSAAQTVTEIKPKTEPADGAGETASDVAKSSSEQSSSTSATTIQDEVNAGSSTPTTRESPEQSSSTSATSIQDEVNVGSSTPTTRESPELKPEHEPPDGARETREGSSLEQTTLTGTETMMSRFRKFFRLSNRSVDANKPNNRSGLEIMSEKISSINDLISNQKIDEALTVCQDLKSAMKTTFVTGNDAIDIGNDIINFMSTLSREKYSSTILTLLFLAGDLHKQIDGPTEKVKLMKRCAVECLNFVVRYDKNLQRTTYRHMISRMTGFVQTIQSVKVDDEKLVATSKAQCWLTIASCHSYLAEYSRAIEVLQPAITTLESTFGDGCRKMSLYSVCCNDIGFYNYFNNQFEEAEAFYIKSIHARHEVEDRSEQWKMENIHRTINNLCELYQDYPTMTRDKGNDVYNFLQKRKHLTGYSRFWNILSSLRLMILLNLDGDVKAICNKLVTMATNISPPADRRNYLCIGLRRTAELIFSKNHEESAKSLLECVDKFEK, from the exons TGTTGAGAGAGAAATGAAAGTTCTTTATCGACTCAAACATCAACACATTGTTGCTGTTCATGGCATCACAGAATGGAGCAATTGTATTGGTATCATCATGGAATATGCTGAAGCTGGCAACTTGGACTTCTTTCTCTGGCTCCCCGGAGATATAGCGGACATTCCATTGCTCCTACAGCTCCGATTTGCCCATCAAATAAGTGATGGCTTACGTTACTTGCACCACCATGATAAGAAAAGATCCTACTTACATTGCGACCTGAAAccagaaaacattttgctcacaCTAGATCTGACGGTGAAGATTGCAGATTTTGGCTCTGTTGCTATTGCCATGGCAACAGGAGTTACCGGAGGATCTTTTACCATAACTTCAACTACTCAGCATACTCCATTCTACACTGCACCAGAGCTTTTAGGAAACATACTAAGTGATAAAAAGCCAAGTATGGATGTGTACAG ctATGGGATGGTGCTCTATGCAATCCTCACCAGGCATCCTGCATTTTCTTCTGATGATCCTTTTCCTCCAAAGCCGGCCTTAATTACCCATCTTATAATTCATTGTGGacaaaaaccaaaacaaaaatatctgGATGACGCTGAATCATCATTGAAAGACAAACCTGAAGACTTTGATATCTTTAAGTTCTTAAAAGATATCATGGTTCGATGCTGGGATTTCAAGGCAAAGAATCGACCAGATATACAACTAG TCTATGATGAAATTGATGAAAGGCTGCGTTCGTTGAACAAATCTGACATCACCTACCACATATCTGATCTTAAAAAGAATGAGGAACCTGAGTCAACGCCAAGCAGTGTGAAAATAGAGCTGAGTGAATTTTCATCTCCGTTTGAAGTAGGACCACAACCATCTACTGCTTATTTGACAACATCAG AGCAATCAACTTCTGCCACATCCATCCAGGATGAAGTGAATGAAGATCTCCCTGCTCTCCAAATCCAAGAGCCTTCTGATACAGAACAAGTGACATCAG CAGCTCAGACTGTCACAGAAATAAAACCGAAAACTGAACCAGCAGATGGAGCTGGTGAAACTGCAAGTGATGTTGCCAAATCATCTTCAG AGCAATCTTCCTCAACCTCTGCCACAACCATCCAGGATGAAGTAAATGCAGGTTCCTCTACTCCTACAACCCGGGAATCCCCAG AGCAATCTTCCTCAACCTCTGCCACATCCATCCAGGATGAAGTAAATGTAGGTTCCTCTACTCCTACAACCCGGGAATCCCCAG AATTAAAGCCGGAACATGAACCACCTGATGGAGCCAGAGAAACACGTGAGGGATCATCCCTGG AGCAGACAACGTTGACTGGTACAGAGACAATGATGAGTCGATTCAGAAAGTTTTTCAGATTGTCAAATCGCTCGGTTGATGCAAACAAACCCAATAATCGTTCAG GGTTAGAAATTATGAGTGAAAAAATCTCATCTATAAATGATctgatttcaaatcaaaaaatagACGAAGCACTGACGGTTTGTCAAGATCTAAAATCTGCAATGAAGACCACCTTCGTAACCGGTAATGATGCAATCGATATCggaaatgacatcatcaattTCATGTCGACTCTGAGTCGTGAGAAATACTCATCGACAATATTGACACTTCTGTTTCTTGCAG GTGATCTTCACAAACAGATTGATGGTCCTACTGAGAAAGTGAAACTGATGAAGAGATGCGCAGTTGAATGTTTGAACTTTGTAGTGCGATACGATAAAAATCTGCAACGAACCACATATCGTCATATGATTTCACGCATGACTGGCTTCGTTCAAACCATCCAATCAGTAAAAGTCGATGATGAAAAGTTGGTGGCAACATCGAAAGCTCAATGTTGGTTGACCATCGCATCGTGCCATAGTTATCTTGCTGAATACTCGCGTGCAATCGAAGTTCTCCAACCGGCCATAACCACATTGGAATCCACATTCGGCGATGGATGTAGAAAGATGTCGTTGTACTCAGTATGCTGCAATGATATAG gTTTTTATAACTACTTCAACAACCAATTCGAGGAAGCTGAGGCGTTCTACATCAAATCAATTCACGCAAGGCACGAAGTGGAAGATAGGAGCGAGCAATGGAAGATGGAAAATATTCACCGCACAATTAAta ATTTGTGCGAATTGTACCAAGACTATCCAACCATGACGAGGGATAAAGGAAATGACGTTTACAACTTCCTTCAAAAACGAAAGCACTTGACGGGATATTCCCGCTTCTGGAACATATTATCAAGCTTACGATTGATGATTCTTCTCAATCTGGATGGTGACGTCAAAGCCATCTGCAATAAACTCGTCACCATGGCAACGAACATATCACCACCAGCAGATCGACGCAATTATTTATGTATCGGACTCAGACGAACCGCCGAActtatattttcaaagaaTCATGAAGAATCAGCAAAGTCTTTACTAGAATGTGTGgataaatttgaaaagtgA
- the LOC143452114 gene encoding uncharacterized protein LOC143452114 isoform X2, protein MAQVLSATKYNARITSSCQSYEASSLKTSWDKEDLLGRGSFATARRCIHDQLGRVVVKCFKLEGPSIDKDKVMMNVEREMKVLYRLKHQHIVAVHGITEWSNCIGIIMEYAEAGNLDFFLWLPGDIADIPLLLQLRFAHQISDGLRYLHHHDKKRSYLHCDLKPENILLTLDLTVKIADFGSVAIAMATGVTGGSFTITSTTQHTPFYTAPELLGNILSDKKPSMDVYSYGMVLYAILTRHPAFSSDDPFPPKPALITHLIIHCGQKPKQKYLDDAESSLKDKPEDFDIFKFLKDIMVRCWDFKAKNRPDIQLVYDEIDERLRSLNKSDITYHISDLKKNEEPESTPSSVKIELSEFSSPFEVGPQPSTAYLTTSEQSTSATSIQDEVNEDLPALQIQEPSDTEQVTSAQTVTEIKPKTEPADGAGETASDVAKSSSEQSSSTSATTIQDEVNAGSSTPTTRESPGIKQGTSPEEIVLLTSDQTEQSSSTSATSIQDEVNVGSSTPTTRESPGIKQGASPQKSGLLTNVQTVALTVTELKPEHEPPDGARETREGSSLEQTTLTGTETMMSRFRKFFRLSNRSVDANKPNNRSGLEIMSEKISSINDLISNQKIDEALTVCQDLKSAMKTTFVTGNDAIDIGNDIINFMSTLSREKYSSTILTLLFLAGDLHKQIDGPTEKVKLMKRCAVECLNFVVRYDKNLQRTTYRHMISRMTGFVQTIQSVKVDDEKLVATSKAQCWLTIASCHSYLAEYSRAIEVLQPAITTLESTFGDGCRKMSLYSVCCNDIGFYNYFNNQFEEAEAFYIKSIHARHEVEDRSEQWKMENIHRTINNLCELYQDYPTMTRDKGNDVYNFLQKRKHLTGYSRFWNILSSLRLMILLNLDGDVKAICNKLVTMATNISPPADRRNYLCIGLRRTAELIFSKNHEESAKSLLECVDKFEK, encoded by the exons TGTTGAGAGAGAAATGAAAGTTCTTTATCGACTCAAACATCAACACATTGTTGCTGTTCATGGCATCACAGAATGGAGCAATTGTATTGGTATCATCATGGAATATGCTGAAGCTGGCAACTTGGACTTCTTTCTCTGGCTCCCCGGAGATATAGCGGACATTCCATTGCTCCTACAGCTCCGATTTGCCCATCAAATAAGTGATGGCTTACGTTACTTGCACCACCATGATAAGAAAAGATCCTACTTACATTGCGACCTGAAAccagaaaacattttgctcacaCTAGATCTGACGGTGAAGATTGCAGATTTTGGCTCTGTTGCTATTGCCATGGCAACAGGAGTTACCGGAGGATCTTTTACCATAACTTCAACTACTCAGCATACTCCATTCTACACTGCACCAGAGCTTTTAGGAAACATACTAAGTGATAAAAAGCCAAGTATGGATGTGTACAG ctATGGGATGGTGCTCTATGCAATCCTCACCAGGCATCCTGCATTTTCTTCTGATGATCCTTTTCCTCCAAAGCCGGCCTTAATTACCCATCTTATAATTCATTGTGGacaaaaaccaaaacaaaaatatctgGATGACGCTGAATCATCATTGAAAGACAAACCTGAAGACTTTGATATCTTTAAGTTCTTAAAAGATATCATGGTTCGATGCTGGGATTTCAAGGCAAAGAATCGACCAGATATACAACTAG TCTATGATGAAATTGATGAAAGGCTGCGTTCGTTGAACAAATCTGACATCACCTACCACATATCTGATCTTAAAAAGAATGAGGAACCTGAGTCAACGCCAAGCAGTGTGAAAATAGAGCTGAGTGAATTTTCATCTCCGTTTGAAGTAGGACCACAACCATCTACTGCTTATTTGACAACATCAG AGCAATCAACTTCTGCCACATCCATCCAGGATGAAGTGAATGAAGATCTCCCTGCTCTCCAAATCCAAGAGCCTTCTGATACAGAACAAGTGACATCAG CTCAGACTGTCACAGAAATAAAACCGAAAACTGAACCAGCAGATGGAGCTGGTGAAACTGCAAGTGATGTTGCCAAATCATCTTCAG AGCAATCTTCCTCAACCTCTGCCACAACCATCCAGGATGAAGTAAATGCAGGTTCCTCTACTCCTACAACCCGGGAATCCCCAGGTATAAAACAAGGGACATCCCCTGAAGAAATTGTTTTGCTGACATCTGATCAAACTG AGCAATCTTCCTCAACCTCTGCCACATCCATCCAGGATGAAGTAAATGTAGGTTCCTCTACTCCTACAACCCGGGAATCCCCAGGTATAAAACAAGGGGCATCCCCTCAAAAAAGCGGTTTGTTGACGAATGTTCAAACTg TTGCTCTGACTGTCACAGAATTAAAGCCGGAACATGAACCACCTGATGGAGCCAGAGAAACACGTGAGGGATCATCCCTGG AGCAGACAACGTTGACTGGTACAGAGACAATGATGAGTCGATTCAGAAAGTTTTTCAGATTGTCAAATCGCTCGGTTGATGCAAACAAACCCAATAATCGTTCAG GGTTAGAAATTATGAGTGAAAAAATCTCATCTATAAATGATctgatttcaaatcaaaaaatagACGAAGCACTGACGGTTTGTCAAGATCTAAAATCTGCAATGAAGACCACCTTCGTAACCGGTAATGATGCAATCGATATCggaaatgacatcatcaattTCATGTCGACTCTGAGTCGTGAGAAATACTCATCGACAATATTGACACTTCTGTTTCTTGCAG GTGATCTTCACAAACAGATTGATGGTCCTACTGAGAAAGTGAAACTGATGAAGAGATGCGCAGTTGAATGTTTGAACTTTGTAGTGCGATACGATAAAAATCTGCAACGAACCACATATCGTCATATGATTTCACGCATGACTGGCTTCGTTCAAACCATCCAATCAGTAAAAGTCGATGATGAAAAGTTGGTGGCAACATCGAAAGCTCAATGTTGGTTGACCATCGCATCGTGCCATAGTTATCTTGCTGAATACTCGCGTGCAATCGAAGTTCTCCAACCGGCCATAACCACATTGGAATCCACATTCGGCGATGGATGTAGAAAGATGTCGTTGTACTCAGTATGCTGCAATGATATAG gTTTTTATAACTACTTCAACAACCAATTCGAGGAAGCTGAGGCGTTCTACATCAAATCAATTCACGCAAGGCACGAAGTGGAAGATAGGAGCGAGCAATGGAAGATGGAAAATATTCACCGCACAATTAAta ATTTGTGCGAATTGTACCAAGACTATCCAACCATGACGAGGGATAAAGGAAATGACGTTTACAACTTCCTTCAAAAACGAAAGCACTTGACGGGATATTCCCGCTTCTGGAACATATTATCAAGCTTACGATTGATGATTCTTCTCAATCTGGATGGTGACGTCAAAGCCATCTGCAATAAACTCGTCACCATGGCAACGAACATATCACCACCAGCAGATCGACGCAATTATTTATGTATCGGACTCAGACGAACCGCCGAActtatattttcaaagaaTCATGAAGAATCAGCAAAGTCTTTACTAGAATGTGTGgataaatttgaaaagtgA
- the LOC143452114 gene encoding uncharacterized protein LOC143452114 isoform X7 — protein sequence MAQVLSATKYNARITSSCQSYEASSLKTSWDKEDLLGRGSFATARRCIHDQLGRVVVKCFKLEGPSIDKDKVMMNVEREMKVLYRLKHQHIVAVHGITEWSNCIGIIMEYAEAGNLDFFLWLPGDIADIPLLLQLRFAHQISDGLRYLHHHDKKRSYLHCDLKPENILLTLDLTVKIADFGSVAIAMATGVTGGSFTITSTTQHTPFYTAPELLGNILSDKKPSMDVYSYGMVLYAILTRHPAFSSDDPFPPKPALITHLIIHCGQKPKQKYLDDAESSLKDKPEDFDIFKFLKDIMVRCWDFKAKNRPDIQLVYDEIDERLRSLNKSDITYHISDLKKNEEPESTPSSVKIELSEFSSPFEVGPQPSTAYLTTSEQSTSATSIQDEVNEDLPALQIQEPSDTEQVTSAAQTVTEIKPKTEPADGAGETASDVAKSSSEQSSSTSATTIQDEVNAGSSTPTTRESPGIKQGTSPEEIVLLTSDQTEQSSSTSATSIQDEVNVGSSTPTTRESPELKPEHEPPDGARETREGSSLEQTTLTGTETMMSRFRKFFRLSNRSVDANKPNNRSGLEIMSEKISSINDLISNQKIDEALTVCQDLKSAMKTTFVTGNDAIDIGNDIINFMSTLSREKYSSTILTLLFLAGDLHKQIDGPTEKVKLMKRCAVECLNFVVRYDKNLQRTTYRHMISRMTGFVQTIQSVKVDDEKLVATSKAQCWLTIASCHSYLAEYSRAIEVLQPAITTLESTFGDGCRKMSLYSVCCNDIGFYNYFNNQFEEAEAFYIKSIHARHEVEDRSEQWKMENIHRTINNLCELYQDYPTMTRDKGNDVYNFLQKRKHLTGYSRFWNILSSLRLMILLNLDGDVKAICNKLVTMATNISPPADRRNYLCIGLRRTAELIFSKNHEESAKSLLECVDKFEK from the exons TGTTGAGAGAGAAATGAAAGTTCTTTATCGACTCAAACATCAACACATTGTTGCTGTTCATGGCATCACAGAATGGAGCAATTGTATTGGTATCATCATGGAATATGCTGAAGCTGGCAACTTGGACTTCTTTCTCTGGCTCCCCGGAGATATAGCGGACATTCCATTGCTCCTACAGCTCCGATTTGCCCATCAAATAAGTGATGGCTTACGTTACTTGCACCACCATGATAAGAAAAGATCCTACTTACATTGCGACCTGAAAccagaaaacattttgctcacaCTAGATCTGACGGTGAAGATTGCAGATTTTGGCTCTGTTGCTATTGCCATGGCAACAGGAGTTACCGGAGGATCTTTTACCATAACTTCAACTACTCAGCATACTCCATTCTACACTGCACCAGAGCTTTTAGGAAACATACTAAGTGATAAAAAGCCAAGTATGGATGTGTACAG ctATGGGATGGTGCTCTATGCAATCCTCACCAGGCATCCTGCATTTTCTTCTGATGATCCTTTTCCTCCAAAGCCGGCCTTAATTACCCATCTTATAATTCATTGTGGacaaaaaccaaaacaaaaatatctgGATGACGCTGAATCATCATTGAAAGACAAACCTGAAGACTTTGATATCTTTAAGTTCTTAAAAGATATCATGGTTCGATGCTGGGATTTCAAGGCAAAGAATCGACCAGATATACAACTAG TCTATGATGAAATTGATGAAAGGCTGCGTTCGTTGAACAAATCTGACATCACCTACCACATATCTGATCTTAAAAAGAATGAGGAACCTGAGTCAACGCCAAGCAGTGTGAAAATAGAGCTGAGTGAATTTTCATCTCCGTTTGAAGTAGGACCACAACCATCTACTGCTTATTTGACAACATCAG AGCAATCAACTTCTGCCACATCCATCCAGGATGAAGTGAATGAAGATCTCCCTGCTCTCCAAATCCAAGAGCCTTCTGATACAGAACAAGTGACATCAG CAGCTCAGACTGTCACAGAAATAAAACCGAAAACTGAACCAGCAGATGGAGCTGGTGAAACTGCAAGTGATGTTGCCAAATCATCTTCAG AGCAATCTTCCTCAACCTCTGCCACAACCATCCAGGATGAAGTAAATGCAGGTTCCTCTACTCCTACAACCCGGGAATCCCCAGGTATAAAACAAGGGACATCCCCTGAAGAAATTGTTTTGCTGACATCTGATCAAACTG AGCAATCTTCCTCAACCTCTGCCACATCCATCCAGGATGAAGTAAATGTAGGTTCCTCTACTCCTACAACCCGGGAATCCCCAG AATTAAAGCCGGAACATGAACCACCTGATGGAGCCAGAGAAACACGTGAGGGATCATCCCTGG AGCAGACAACGTTGACTGGTACAGAGACAATGATGAGTCGATTCAGAAAGTTTTTCAGATTGTCAAATCGCTCGGTTGATGCAAACAAACCCAATAATCGTTCAG GGTTAGAAATTATGAGTGAAAAAATCTCATCTATAAATGATctgatttcaaatcaaaaaatagACGAAGCACTGACGGTTTGTCAAGATCTAAAATCTGCAATGAAGACCACCTTCGTAACCGGTAATGATGCAATCGATATCggaaatgacatcatcaattTCATGTCGACTCTGAGTCGTGAGAAATACTCATCGACAATATTGACACTTCTGTTTCTTGCAG GTGATCTTCACAAACAGATTGATGGTCCTACTGAGAAAGTGAAACTGATGAAGAGATGCGCAGTTGAATGTTTGAACTTTGTAGTGCGATACGATAAAAATCTGCAACGAACCACATATCGTCATATGATTTCACGCATGACTGGCTTCGTTCAAACCATCCAATCAGTAAAAGTCGATGATGAAAAGTTGGTGGCAACATCGAAAGCTCAATGTTGGTTGACCATCGCATCGTGCCATAGTTATCTTGCTGAATACTCGCGTGCAATCGAAGTTCTCCAACCGGCCATAACCACATTGGAATCCACATTCGGCGATGGATGTAGAAAGATGTCGTTGTACTCAGTATGCTGCAATGATATAG gTTTTTATAACTACTTCAACAACCAATTCGAGGAAGCTGAGGCGTTCTACATCAAATCAATTCACGCAAGGCACGAAGTGGAAGATAGGAGCGAGCAATGGAAGATGGAAAATATTCACCGCACAATTAAta ATTTGTGCGAATTGTACCAAGACTATCCAACCATGACGAGGGATAAAGGAAATGACGTTTACAACTTCCTTCAAAAACGAAAGCACTTGACGGGATATTCCCGCTTCTGGAACATATTATCAAGCTTACGATTGATGATTCTTCTCAATCTGGATGGTGACGTCAAAGCCATCTGCAATAAACTCGTCACCATGGCAACGAACATATCACCACCAGCAGATCGACGCAATTATTTATGTATCGGACTCAGACGAACCGCCGAActtatattttcaaagaaTCATGAAGAATCAGCAAAGTCTTTACTAGAATGTGTGgataaatttgaaaagtgA